One stretch of Fusobacteriaceae bacterium DNA includes these proteins:
- the tpiA gene encoding triose-phosphate isomerase — MRKKVIAGNWKMNMTNTEAVAMLSALKTAVASVRDVMVIIGGPYTCLAEAVKTVAGSPIKIAAENVYPKDSGAFTGEVSCPMLKDIGVSYVILGHSERREYFKETNAFINEKLKAVLAHGLKPILCIGEKLAEREAGKTDEINRTQLLEGLAGITKQEAEKIIIAYEPVWAIGTGKTATPEIAEETHKAIRGVLAELFGADTAEGMIIQYGGSMNAENATDLLAQANIDGGLIGGASLKADTFAKIVFAGEGGK; from the coding sequence ATGCGTAAAAAAGTAATCGCGGGAAACTGGAAAATGAATATGACCAATACCGAGGCCGTCGCCATGCTGTCGGCGTTGAAAACCGCCGTCGCTTCCGTCCGGGACGTGATGGTCATCATCGGCGGCCCCTATACCTGCCTGGCTGAGGCCGTCAAGACCGTGGCCGGATCGCCGATCAAAATCGCGGCGGAAAACGTCTATCCCAAAGACAGCGGCGCCTTTACCGGCGAGGTTTCCTGTCCCATGCTGAAGGATATCGGCGTCTCCTACGTCATCCTCGGCCATTCGGAACGCAGGGAATATTTCAAGGAAACAAACGCCTTTATCAATGAAAAACTCAAGGCCGTCCTGGCCCACGGACTCAAGCCTATCCTCTGTATCGGGGAAAAGCTGGCCGAGCGGGAAGCCGGGAAAACGGACGAAATCAACCGGACACAGCTCCTTGAGGGGCTTGCCGGCATAACAAAACAAGAGGCCGAAAAAATCATTATCGCCTATGAGCCGGTCTGGGCCATCGGCACGGGGAAAACCGCGACCCCCGAGATCGCGGAAGAGACCCACAAGGCCATCCGCGGGGTCCTGGCGGAACTTTTCGGGGCGGATACGGCCGAAGGGATGATCATCCAGTACGGCGGCTCCATGAACGCCGAAAACGCGACCGATCTCCTGGCCCAAGCGAACATCGACGGCGGACTGATCGGCGGGGCCTCCCTCAAGGCCGATACCTTTGCCAAAATCGTCTTTGCCGGGGAAGGGGGAAAATAA
- a CDS encoding chemotaxis protein has product MDVYIDNVKVDLGKETFATFGRTISAITKKLHNENKILDEIFVNGEMLKENSHVNLESLMTLEITTKSFREIILESMCNTREYIDNYFYLIDSFFEGNEEEDVIEVDEDDLFELLSFLHWFYNLIVIINDNFAFQFAGEPFAKFVEAFTEGLDVVEGLYREEDCFDLIEALENSMGQMLLCFYDNFDQCFNEVIFEEGKKNLLI; this is encoded by the coding sequence ATGGACGTTTATATCGACAATGTGAAAGTTGACCTGGGAAAAGAAACATTTGCCACCTTCGGCCGGACGATCTCAGCGATCACCAAAAAGCTCCACAACGAGAACAAGATTCTTGACGAAATCTTTGTCAACGGGGAAATGCTCAAGGAAAACTCCCATGTGAATCTCGAGAGTCTGATGACGCTTGAAATCACCACAAAATCCTTCCGCGAGATCATCCTTGAGTCCATGTGCAACACGAGGGAATACATCGACAACTATTTTTACCTGATCGACAGCTTTTTTGAGGGAAACGAGGAGGAAGACGTCATTGAAGTGGATGAGGACGACCTCTTTGAGCTGCTTTCTTTTCTGCACTGGTTTTACAACCTCATTGTGATCATCAACGACAACTTCGCTTTTCAATTTGCCGGGGAGCCCTTCGCAAAATTCGTGGAGGCCTTTACGGAAGGCCTTGACGTCGTCGAAGGCCTGTATCGCGAAGAGGACTGCTTCGACCTGATCGAAGCCCTTGAAAACAGCATGGGACAGATGCTCCTGTGCTTCTATGACAATTTTGACCAATGTTTCAACGAAGTGATCTTTGAAGAAGGAAAGAAAAATCTACTTATTTAG
- a CDS encoding ComF family protein, whose translation MKLENRRYLSGTLADLCKAPLRALIEEKAVDVAIPVPVSRKRYRERGFNQVEELLRDMRITYATIEKIRDTKHMYELLDEEDRRKNIRDAFESRLTLTGKTVLLVDDIVTTGHTTEEIIKELQKDQRPKAVYVFSVALSKVFDKMRQREKTGDHEAKLL comes from the coding sequence ATGAAACTGGAAAACAGGCGATATCTTTCCGGTACCCTGGCGGATCTCTGCAAGGCGCCTTTACGGGCGCTCATCGAAGAAAAGGCGGTAGATGTGGCGATTCCTGTCCCCGTGAGCCGCAAACGCTACCGGGAACGGGGATTCAACCAGGTGGAGGAACTGCTCCGGGACATGCGGATCACCTACGCGACCATCGAAAAAATCAGGGACACGAAGCACATGTACGAGCTCCTGGACGAGGAGGACCGGCGCAAAAATATCCGGGACGCCTTCGAAAGCCGGCTCACGCTTACCGGCAAGACCGTGCTCCTCGTCGATGACATCGTGACGACCGGACACACGACGGAAGAAATCATCAAGGAACTGCAAAAGGATCAGCGGCCGAAGGCGGTCTACGTCTTTTCGGTCGCGCTTTCCAAGGTTTTTGACAAAATGCGGCAAAGGGAAAAAACGGGGGATCATGAAGCAAAATTACTTTAA
- a CDS encoding YraN family protein, with amino-acid sequence MNKREKGGVFEEKAAEYLRGQGLVVLEKNYQTKLGEIDLICKDGDTIVFVEVKYRKTNDYGEGMEAVDVKKIRKMYKTAEIYIALKRFKNCNFRFDCVSFLGSETKWLKHVIWGDEYGF; translated from the coding sequence ATGAACAAACGTGAAAAAGGCGGCGTATTCGAAGAAAAGGCGGCGGAATACCTGCGCGGGCAGGGGCTCGTTGTCCTTGAAAAAAACTATCAGACAAAACTTGGTGAAATTGATCTCATCTGCAAAGACGGCGACACCATCGTCTTTGTGGAAGTCAAATACCGGAAGACCAACGATTACGGCGAAGGCATGGAAGCCGTGGACGTCAAGAAAATCCGGAAAATGTATAAAACAGCCGAAATCTACATCGCGTTGAAGAGATTCAAAAACTGCAATTTTCGTTTTGACTGCGTCAGCTTTCTGGGCAGCGAAACGAAATGGCTCAAACACGTAATTTGGGGTGATGAATATGGATTTTAG
- a CDS encoding ribonuclease HII, translated as MRPVIGVDEAGRGPLAGPVVAACALLREYADELGAVDDSKKLTEKKRESLYDSILKHFAVGIGMATVAEIDALNILNATFLAMRRAIAELGKTVDPAKALVLVDGNFTIKDCPLQQEALVKGDGASLAIAAASIVAKVTRDRIMTAEEARFPGYGFAKHKGYGTKEHVRAIHALGACEIHRETFLKSILTENLRLF; from the coding sequence ATGCGCCCGGTCATCGGCGTCGACGAAGCGGGCAGAGGCCCCCTGGCGGGTCCCGTGGTCGCGGCCTGCGCCCTTTTGCGGGAATACGCCGACGAGCTCGGGGCCGTGGATGACTCAAAAAAACTGACGGAAAAGAAAAGAGAATCGCTCTATGACAGCATACTCAAGCATTTTGCGGTCGGCATCGGCATGGCGACCGTCGCCGAAATCGACGCCCTCAATATCCTGAACGCCACATTTTTAGCCATGCGACGGGCCATAGCGGAACTGGGGAAAACCGTTGATCCGGCAAAAGCCCTTGTCCTGGTGGACGGCAATTTCACAATCAAGGACTGCCCTCTCCAGCAGGAAGCCCTCGTCAAGGGCGACGGCGCAAGTCTCGCCATCGCGGCGGCCTCCATTGTGGCCAAAGTCACCAGGGACAGGATCATGACGGCGGAAGAGGCCCGCTTTCCGGGCTACGGCTTCGCAAAACACAAAGGTTACGGCACAAAGGAGCACGTCCGCGCCATACACGCGCTGGGCGCCTGCGAAATACACCGGGAAACATTTCTCAAAAGCATCCTCACGGAAAATCTTCGTTTGTTTTAG
- a CDS encoding RluA family pseudouridine synthase — protein sequence MDSVKEETQLTAREGDKGKRLDRFLQERLEGHTRSAAEKLIERGAVMVDGIPAAKNGLKLRGTESVTVYLPEATPLSAEAEDIPLDIVYEDGDLAVINKSAGVVVHPAVGNTAGTLVNGVLYHIKDLSGINGVLRPGIVHRLDKDTSGLIIVAKTDRCHVALARMFSEKKIKKTYIAIAKGIFKEKSGTVTTLIGRDPRNRKRMAVVEKNGKPAVTHYRVLDESRNRTLLALGLETGRTHQIRVHMKYLNHPLVGDPLYGNGEDEIKRQMLHAYGLAFSHPVTARPLRFTGAPPADFLDCVGRSGLSAEKIPAPEGI from the coding sequence ATGGACTCTGTCAAGGAAGAAACGCAGCTTACGGCCCGTGAGGGCGACAAAGGGAAACGCCTGGACCGCTTCCTGCAGGAACGGCTTGAAGGCCATACGCGCTCGGCGGCGGAAAAACTCATTGAGCGCGGCGCCGTTATGGTGGACGGAATCCCCGCCGCGAAAAACGGTCTCAAACTCAGAGGAACGGAAAGCGTCACGGTGTATCTCCCCGAGGCGACGCCCCTTTCGGCGGAGGCTGAAGACATTCCCCTCGATATCGTCTATGAAGACGGGGATCTGGCCGTCATCAACAAAAGCGCCGGCGTCGTGGTGCATCCCGCCGTGGGGAATACCGCGGGCACCCTCGTCAACGGAGTTCTCTACCACATCAAAGATCTCTCGGGCATAAACGGCGTCCTGCGTCCGGGCATCGTCCACCGGCTGGACAAGGACACCAGCGGCCTCATCATTGTGGCCAAGACCGACCGCTGCCATGTGGCCCTCGCCCGCATGTTTTCGGAAAAAAAGATCAAAAAAACCTACATTGCCATAGCGAAAGGCATTTTCAAAGAAAAAAGCGGGACCGTCACGACCTTGATCGGGCGGGACCCCAGAAACAGAAAGCGCATGGCCGTCGTGGAAAAAAACGGCAAGCCCGCCGTCACCCATTACCGGGTCCTTGACGAATCCCGGAACCGGACGCTCCTGGCTCTGGGTCTCGAGACGGGCCGCACGCATCAGATCAGGGTACATATGAAGTATCTCAATCATCCCCTTGTAGGCGATCCCCTGTACGGAAACGGGGAAGACGAAATCAAAAGGCAGATGCTCCACGCCTACGGGCTGGCCTTTAGCCACCCGGTGACGGCGCGGCCCTTGCGCTTCACGGGAGCGCCGCCGGCGGATTTTTTGGATTGCGTCGGCCGCTCGGGGCTTTCGGCCGAAAAAATTCCTGCCCCAGAGGGGATATGA